The following are encoded in a window of Arthrobacter antioxidans genomic DNA:
- a CDS encoding DUF6221 family protein: protein MNEIAAFLDARITEDEKAARTGTLPEEVWGARGWYEPARVLSECEAKRRLLQFALSDLGEPHGSSVLKLLAGPWAGHGGYRPEWKA from the coding sequence ATGAATGAGATCGCCGCCTTCCTCGACGCCCGCATCACCGAGGACGAGAAAGCAGCCCGCACGGGCACCCTCCCCGAAGAAGTGTGGGGTGCGCGCGGCTGGTACGAGCCCGCGCGGGTCCTGTCCGAATGCGAGGCCAAGCGACGGCTCCTGCAGTTCGCGCTGTCCGATCTCGGTGAGCCCCACGGCTCGAGCGTGCTGAAGCTGCTCGCCGGGCCGTGGGCCGGCCACGGCGGCTACCGGCCGGAGTGGAAGGCCTGA
- a CDS encoding thymidylate kinase, giving the protein MTSRMEPDDRRSRPQERRFVVALVGIDGAGKTTAASALGGLLGTTTPTMVLANPSGRRTMTAWTARFGLAVPPRILDLLESAVRVVNVVANHLRARRFDGVVIMDRHLHCQQALRSTRGLPRGTFLTALTRVLPAADIVVFLDVSPEEAVRRIVERGTDTERVDDLRAYRDGYLGLPEFGGFRRVDADGSLLAVLDELEEIVVGGAQRLMPADATGSTCLPGRRHSTAGRPARGVDGAAAPAR; this is encoded by the coding sequence ATGACTTCCCGCATGGAACCCGACGACAGGCGCTCCCGCCCTCAGGAGCGTCGCTTCGTCGTCGCCCTGGTGGGCATCGACGGCGCGGGCAAGACGACGGCGGCCTCCGCGCTCGGCGGGCTCCTCGGAACGACGACGCCCACGATGGTCCTCGCCAACCCTTCGGGGCGGCGCACCATGACGGCGTGGACCGCGCGGTTCGGACTCGCCGTTCCGCCCCGGATCCTCGACCTCCTGGAGTCGGCGGTGCGGGTGGTCAACGTGGTGGCCAACCACCTGCGGGCCCGCCGGTTCGACGGGGTCGTCATCATGGACCGGCATCTGCACTGCCAGCAGGCGCTGCGTTCCACCCGGGGACTGCCGCGCGGCACGTTCCTCACCGCGCTGACGCGGGTGCTGCCGGCGGCGGACATCGTCGTGTTCCTCGACGTCAGCCCGGAGGAGGCCGTCCGCCGGATCGTCGAGCGGGGGACGGACACCGAACGTGTCGACGACCTCCGGGCCTACCGCGACGGCTACCTCGGGCTCCCCGAATTCGGCGGCTTCCGGCGCGTGGATGCCGACGGGTCGCTGCTCGCCGTCCTCGATGAGCTCGAGGAGATCGTCGTGGGAGGGGCGCAGCGCCTGATGCCAGCGGACGCAACCGGCAGCACCTGCCTCCCCGGGAGGCGGCATTCGACGGCGGGCCGCCCTGCGCGTGGGGTGGACGGTGCCGCTGCTCCTGCTCGATAG
- a CDS encoding MMPL family transporter, translating to MKNRWLRVLLPVVVVLIWLVGAAVGGPTFGRLEEVSSNDQASFLPASAESTEAGELQQRFSDSDAIPAVIVAESDTVIEPQDLGAYAELGETLGGVEGLEPPAEGAPAVAGPIPSEDGFAVQYIAFVSSDAELAEVVGELRTILDDDLPDGVTGYVTGPAGFTNDLVDAFGGIDGILLAVALGAVFVILLVVYRSIVLPFLVLLTSVFALATSILLIFGLAKLDVIQLSGQSQGILSILVIGAATDYALLLVARFREALGEQETKWEAMRVAYRGSFEPILASGATVILGLLCLLFSDLNSNRSLGPIAAIGIAFSLAAALTLLPAFLLLFGRAAFWPLLPRYNPAAAAVVAPHHGRHAAPTGAGPETGLERLKGLWRRVALLVGRRPRVLWIASLLILVAGALGLTQLQANGVPQSALILTPSNAVDGQEALGRHFDAGSGSPVYVVAPEADQEAALEVVSAQEGISDAALTEDPSGAAVVEDGQVLISGTLEYQADSEQAEDVVRELRTALDDVGEGDALVGGVTAVAIDTNDTALADLVKIIPIVLAVILVVLIILLRSVLAPVLLVASVALSYATALGVSAVVFNTVLGFEGADASVPLFGFVFLVALGVDYNIFLMTRVREESLRIGTRPGILRGLGVTGGVITSAGVVLAATFAALGVIPILFLAQIAFIVAFGVLLDTILVRSLLIPALAYDIGPKIWWPSKLGTVPSPR from the coding sequence ATGAAGAACAGATGGCTGAGGGTGCTGCTGCCCGTCGTGGTGGTGCTGATCTGGCTGGTCGGCGCGGCGGTGGGCGGACCCACCTTCGGGCGGCTCGAGGAGGTCTCGAGCAACGACCAGGCGTCCTTCCTGCCCGCGAGCGCGGAGTCGACGGAAGCCGGGGAACTGCAGCAGAGGTTCAGTGATTCGGATGCCATCCCCGCGGTGATCGTCGCCGAGTCGGACACCGTGATCGAACCGCAGGACCTCGGCGCCTACGCCGAGCTCGGCGAGACGCTCGGCGGGGTCGAGGGGCTCGAACCCCCGGCAGAGGGGGCGCCGGCGGTCGCCGGTCCCATCCCGTCGGAGGACGGTTTCGCCGTCCAGTACATCGCCTTCGTCTCCTCCGACGCGGAACTCGCCGAGGTGGTCGGCGAGCTGCGCACCATTCTGGACGACGACCTGCCCGACGGCGTCACCGGTTACGTCACCGGTCCGGCCGGGTTCACCAACGACCTCGTCGACGCCTTCGGCGGGATCGACGGCATCCTGCTCGCCGTCGCGCTCGGCGCGGTGTTCGTGATCCTCCTCGTGGTCTACCGGTCCATCGTGCTGCCGTTCCTGGTCCTGCTGACCTCGGTGTTCGCGCTGGCGACGTCGATCCTGCTGATCTTCGGCCTCGCGAAGCTCGACGTGATCCAGCTCAGCGGCCAGAGCCAGGGCATCCTCTCGATCCTCGTGATCGGCGCGGCCACGGACTACGCGCTGCTGCTCGTCGCCCGCTTCAGGGAGGCGCTCGGGGAGCAGGAGACGAAGTGGGAGGCCATGCGCGTGGCCTACCGGGGGTCCTTCGAGCCGATCCTCGCCTCCGGTGCCACCGTGATCCTCGGCCTGCTGTGCCTGCTCTTCTCGGACCTCAACTCGAACCGCAGCCTCGGGCCGATCGCCGCCATCGGCATCGCCTTCTCGCTCGCCGCGGCGCTCACGCTCCTCCCCGCGTTCCTCCTCCTGTTCGGCAGGGCCGCCTTCTGGCCCCTGCTCCCGCGCTACAACCCCGCGGCGGCCGCCGTCGTCGCCCCGCACCACGGCAGGCACGCCGCGCCGACCGGTGCCGGGCCGGAGACCGGCCTCGAACGGCTGAAGGGCCTCTGGAGGCGCGTGGCCCTGCTCGTGGGCCGGCGCCCGCGCGTGCTGTGGATCGCGTCGCTGCTGATCCTGGTCGCGGGCGCCCTCGGGCTGACCCAGCTGCAGGCCAACGGCGTCCCGCAGTCCGCCCTGATCCTGACGCCGTCCAACGCGGTCGACGGCCAGGAGGCCCTCGGCCGCCACTTCGACGCCGGCTCCGGGAGCCCCGTCTACGTCGTCGCCCCCGAGGCGGACCAGGAGGCCGCGCTGGAGGTCGTCTCGGCGCAGGAGGGCATCTCCGACGCCGCCCTGACCGAGGACCCGAGCGGCGCCGCCGTCGTCGAGGACGGGCAGGTCCTCATCAGCGGCACGCTCGAGTACCAGGCCGACTCCGAGCAGGCCGAGGACGTGGTGCGCGAGCTGCGGACCGCGCTCGACGACGTCGGCGAAGGAGACGCGCTGGTCGGCGGTGTCACGGCGGTGGCGATCGACACGAACGACACCGCGCTCGCCGACCTCGTCAAGATCATCCCGATCGTCCTGGCGGTCATCCTCGTGGTGCTGATCATCCTGCTCCGCTCCGTGCTCGCGCCGGTGCTCCTCGTCGCCAGCGTGGCGCTCTCCTATGCCACGGCCCTCGGTGTCTCGGCGGTGGTGTTCAACACCGTCCTCGGGTTCGAGGGGGCGGACGCATCGGTGCCGCTGTTCGGCTTCGTGTTCCTCGTGGCGCTGGGCGTGGACTACAACATCTTCCTCATGACCCGGGTCCGGGAGGAGTCCCTCCGGATCGGCACCCGACCCGGCATCCTGCGCGGCCTCGGCGTGACGGGCGGCGTCATCACCTCGGCGGGCGTGGTCCTGGCGGCGACGTTCGCCGCGCTGGGCGTGATCCCGATCCTGTTCCTGGCGCAGATCGCGTTCATCGTGGCCTTCGGCGTGCTGCTGGACACCATCCTGGTGCGCTCGCTGCTGATCCCGGCCCTGGCGTACGACATCGGCCCGAAGATCTGGTGGCCGTCCAAGCTCGGCACGGTGCCGTCGCCGCGGTAG
- a CDS encoding MarR family winged helix-turn-helix transcriptional regulator codes for MATKDELMALMRQFTIETERYVEAASERDSLYRTDLHALSIMMGAAQAGLTVTPGLLREELNLSSPATTALVDRLDSAGHVTRRRSEVDRRQVHLQLTEKARSTGAMLFAPLARHLNGVLDQYTEEQLMLLRDMMQRITDATVAAKDDARDGAGSARGRSAG; via the coding sequence ATGGCCACGAAGGACGAACTCATGGCGCTCATGCGGCAGTTCACCATCGAGACCGAGCGCTATGTGGAAGCCGCCAGTGAGCGCGACAGCCTGTACCGCACCGATCTCCACGCCCTGAGCATCATGATGGGCGCTGCCCAGGCCGGCCTCACCGTCACCCCCGGCCTGCTGCGCGAGGAGCTCAATCTGAGCTCGCCGGCCACCACGGCCCTGGTGGACCGCCTCGATTCCGCCGGCCATGTCACACGGCGGCGCAGCGAGGTGGACCGGCGGCAGGTGCACCTCCAGCTGACCGAGAAGGCCCGGAGCACCGGTGCGATGCTGTTCGCCCCGCTCGCCCGCCACCTCAACGGCGTCCTCGACCAGTACACGGAGGAGCAGCTGATGCTGCTGCGCGACATGATGCAGCGGATCACCGACGCCACGGTCGCCGCGAAGGACGACGCGCGGGACGGCGCCGGCTCGGCTCGGGGCCGGTCGGCCGGTTAG
- a CDS encoding methyltransferase domain-containing protein, producing MNDEIYSHGHHPSVTAAHAMRTVASSAAYLEPFLESGMDLLDIGCGPGSITAGFADLVAPGSVTGIDRSADVVVQASATHADVANVEFREGNVYDLDVPDESFDVVHAHQVLQHLADPVAALREMRRVVRPGGIVAAREADFGAMTWYPAVGELDEWRELYGELARGNGGEPDAGRRLPGWAASAGFADVEVSSSNWVYAAIGDRRAHAESWAERVLHSAFAEQTIERGLADGWTLQRLAEGWRRWGRAEDGVFLMPSVEILARA from the coding sequence ATGAATGACGAGATCTACTCCCACGGACACCACCCGAGCGTGACGGCCGCGCACGCGATGCGCACGGTGGCGTCGTCGGCCGCCTACCTGGAGCCGTTCCTCGAGAGCGGCATGGACCTGCTGGACATCGGGTGCGGGCCGGGCAGCATCACCGCCGGCTTCGCGGATCTCGTGGCCCCCGGCTCCGTGACCGGCATCGACCGGTCTGCCGACGTCGTCGTGCAGGCATCCGCCACCCACGCGGACGTGGCCAACGTGGAGTTCCGCGAGGGCAACGTGTACGACCTCGACGTCCCCGACGAGTCGTTCGACGTCGTGCATGCGCACCAGGTGCTGCAACACCTCGCCGATCCGGTGGCCGCGCTCCGGGAGATGCGGCGCGTCGTGCGGCCGGGCGGCATCGTGGCTGCCCGCGAAGCCGACTTCGGTGCGATGACCTGGTACCCGGCGGTCGGCGAGCTCGACGAGTGGCGGGAGCTCTACGGGGAGCTGGCGCGCGGCAACGGCGGCGAGCCGGACGCCGGACGGCGCCTGCCGGGGTGGGCGGCCTCGGCCGGCTTCGCGGACGTCGAGGTGTCGTCGTCGAACTGGGTGTACGCCGCCATCGGGGACAGGCGTGCCCACGCGGAGTCGTGGGCCGAGCGCGTGCTGCATTCGGCCTTCGCGGAGCAGACCATCGAGCGGGGCCTCGCCGACGGGTGGACCCTGCAGCGCCTGGCCGAGGGGTGGCGCAGGTGGGGGCGCGCGGAGGACGGCGTGTTCCTCATGCCGAGCGTCGAAATTCTCGCCCGCGCCTGA